In Candidatus Binataceae bacterium, one genomic interval encodes:
- a CDS encoding methyltransferase domain-containing protein: protein MSDWEPELYNRFRRYRAEPVELILARLPISGDERIADLGCGTGDHTIELARRASRGEALGVDLSPAMIDAAQKTRATLARELRDRVGFRVGDIARLGSEREYAIIFSNAALQWIPKHREVLGHWLRALVPGGRMVIQMPANDRETAKAALSDLAREEPWCALLSGIDESFREVPPPGKYQQILREIGFSEIDCFYRTFHHPMQSPAEVVEWYRATGLRPFIDALPEDRRTAFLDSYRHRLERAYGTSGAVTFDFKRLFIWARRPAL, encoded by the coding sequence ATGAGCGACTGGGAACCGGAGCTGTATAACCGTTTTCGCCGCTATCGGGCGGAGCCGGTCGAGCTGATCCTTGCTCGCCTGCCGATTTCTGGCGACGAGCGTATCGCCGATCTGGGCTGCGGGACGGGCGACCACACCATCGAACTTGCTCGACGCGCGTCCCGGGGCGAGGCGCTCGGGGTCGATCTGTCGCCGGCAATGATCGACGCTGCACAAAAAACCAGAGCGACCCTGGCGCGCGAACTTCGCGACCGGGTCGGATTCCGAGTTGGCGATATCGCGAGACTCGGTAGTGAGCGCGAGTACGCGATTATCTTCTCGAACGCGGCTCTGCAGTGGATACCAAAGCATCGCGAGGTGCTCGGACACTGGCTGCGTGCCCTCGTCCCCGGCGGTCGCATGGTCATCCAGATGCCGGCCAACGATCGCGAAACCGCGAAGGCGGCACTGAGTGATCTGGCGCGCGAGGAGCCGTGGTGCGCGCTGCTCTCCGGGATCGACGAATCGTTCCGTGAAGTGCCGCCGCCCGGGAAATACCAGCAAATCCTGCGTGAGATTGGGTTTTCGGAAATCGATTGCTTCTACCGCACCTTCCACCATCCAATGCAGAGTCCCGCGGAGGTGGTCGAGTGGTATCGCGCTACCGGGCTGCGACCGTTTATCGACGCGCTTCCCGAGGATCGGCGCACAGCGTTTCTCGATTCCTACCGGCACCGCCTGGAGAGGGCCTACGGCACCTCGGGAGCGGTTACTTTTGATTTCAAGCGCCTGTTCATTTGGGCGCGCCGCCCGGCCTTATGA
- a CDS encoding SDR family NAD(P)-dependent oxidoreductase gives MGKLDGKVAVITGGGRGIGRGIAKTFAAQGAAVVVNDLGVTVAGARETSTPAEDVVKEIKAAGGKATSNHMDISTVEGGEGLINQAVKEFCKLDILVNVAGILRDRMIFNMSEQEWDDVIRVHLKGHYCTMRPATAHMREHKSGRVINFSSNSALGSPGQPNYAAAKAGILGLTYSSANALQKYGITVNAIMPGASTRMTDTIPAGRMPGATGIAQSQSVEGTPRDPINVAPLCVFLASDEAASVTGQCFGASGYRIMRYRHIVADRVIYNDGPWDIDALFDRLKSTLLVDLSPPRM, from the coding sequence ATGGGTAAGCTCGATGGCAAGGTTGCGGTAATCACCGGGGGCGGCCGCGGGATCGGCCGCGGAATCGCGAAGACATTTGCCGCGCAGGGTGCCGCGGTGGTGGTCAATGACCTGGGCGTTACTGTCGCGGGCGCGCGTGAGACCAGCACTCCGGCCGAAGATGTGGTCAAGGAGATCAAAGCTGCCGGCGGCAAGGCGACTTCCAACCACATGGACATCTCCACCGTGGAGGGTGGTGAGGGCCTCATCAATCAGGCGGTCAAGGAGTTCTGCAAGCTCGATATCCTGGTCAACGTCGCCGGCATTCTGCGCGATCGAATGATCTTCAACATGAGCGAGCAGGAATGGGATGACGTAATTCGGGTCCATCTCAAGGGCCACTACTGCACCATGCGGCCGGCCACGGCCCACATGCGCGAGCATAAGAGCGGGCGCGTGATAAATTTTTCATCGAATTCCGCGCTCGGCAGCCCCGGGCAGCCGAACTATGCCGCAGCGAAGGCCGGGATTCTCGGGCTGACCTACAGTTCGGCAAACGCGCTGCAAAAGTACGGCATCACCGTAAATGCGATCATGCCTGGTGCATCCACCCGCATGACCGATACGATTCCGGCGGGCCGCATGCCGGGTGCGACCGGAATAGCGCAGAGCCAGAGCGTGGAAGGAACTCCACGCGATCCCATCAACGTCGCGCCACTCTGCGTGTTCCTCGCCAGCGATGAAGCCGCTAGCGTTACCGGGCAATGTTTCGGTGCATCCGGCTACCGGATCATGCGTTATCGGCACATCGTGGCCGATAGGGTCATCTATAACGACGGTCCGTGGGACATCGATGCGTTGTTCGATCGCCTCAAGTCGACATTGCTGGTGGACTTAAGCCCGCCGCGGATGTAG